The Styela clava chromosome 10, kaStyClav1.hap1.2, whole genome shotgun sequence genome window below encodes:
- the LOC120337438 gene encoding uncharacterized protein LOC120337438 has translation MATFVNFLICFLLLSSAPTLGNSEKDPVSATTAAFDVRGANDEVTVIPSAEARVGDSDHDDDASTATPAVAGVRVGNDVATTSSAESYENRNANDPESITAIPSESREGGDYESTATMAPESREGGDRETTTVNSPESREGNDNEANTATSSTTVSMNDDHHGPIQQRSHVRFPFESCPESMNAGCGDDHECQIVIDIRTGDEKEYHCIKKDCGKKRCSNNGHCVGSSGCFCDEGFSGNNCSVADVRKGEEGPDEKKESDPSECMNKCPSEQRCVIKNDEVTCLSYACKPNPCKNGGACKESANKGEFKCECTKDYVGDQCENKPGRPVVGVRSGSAWDQKNKGISTVFDRCSVAPSPCSTGERCEMVNSRVVCSALYCTPDTCSGRGTCVEDRSSYRCVCQNGYKGLHCENSLEKFTGPCNPNPCKGDCTCRESCQHEYGYYCASEGGYMGKNCTIQVPRIRCGQRSISVDIPEALYAEFDKGMRNTIFYLAQSSNPGSRQCEAVNVGGVFHYDVPLPFISCGTSRRRMSDALVVKNRVFMDRRSTLFSMPVPILDFECRYEREYRLVTSIKPLVTQPELITKYGQFAPEVELCKVSSCQSDCPEKFQVNMGAVYTVGEKIQLSATALPQNGFMDYVTTIADMRLSCTASSGNSAGLSLIADGCPANSGLSTTYEIGHRACVSFQTPRALGCETAYIHLHLQLCSPSELQTCAGGMQKCVPIAGRKRRSLAEINKNGYVFVGPLVIINGSEGAEKMILYPEASAKAPVYVNEIEVDEIPSVERRSNVTRPEAVDGNNVTIVAILVPVALVIVFYILLMYSWQKSTSRLRSSFTVKRPLIRNSRFNLGSNSSDDSILCEVSQDCCNLEPNSTVLTSVDLCKCGLPNCDCRAY, from the exons ATGGCGACTTTCGTTAATTTTTTGATATG TTTTCTGCTGCTTTCATCCGCACCAACTTTAGGAAACTCTGAGAAAG ACCCGGTGTCTGCTACCACTGCTGCATTTGACGTACGGGGGGCAAACGACGAGGTTACAGTGATACCAAGTGCTGAGGCCAGGGTCGGAGACAGCGATCACGACGACGATGCATCCACTGCTACCCCTGCGGTTGCTGGTGTTAGGGTTGGCAATGATGTGGCCACGACATCGTCTGCCGAATCTTACGAAAATCGAAATGCTAATGACCCTGAATCGATTACTGCAATTCCTTCCGAAAGCAGAGAGGGTGGCGACTACGAGTCGACTGCTACGATGGCTCCCGAAAGCAGAGAGGGTGGCGACAGAGAGACGACTACTGTAAATTCTCCCGAAAGCAGAGAGGGCAACGACAACGAGGCCAATACTGCAACTTCTTCGACTACAGTGTCCATGAATGACGATCATCATGGCCCAATCCAGCAGAGGTCGCACGTGCGTTTTCCATTCGAAAGCTGTCCTGAATCTATGAACGCGGGTTGTGGGGATGATCATGAATGCCAAATCGTGATCGACATCCGGACTGGGGATGA GAAAGAATATCACTGCATCAAAAAAGATTGCGGAAAAAAACGATGCAGTAACAATGGACACTGTGTTGGAAGCAGCGG ATGCTTTTGTGACGAAGGTTTCTCCGGAAATAATTGCTCTGTCGCGGATGTTCGTAAGGGTGAAGAAGGGCCCGATGAAAAAAAGGAAAGCGATCCCTCTGAATGCATGAACAAGTGTCCTTCGGAGCAGAGATGTGTCATCAAAAA TGACGAGGTTACCTGCTTGTCTTATGCATGCAAACCGAATCCATGTAAGAATGGCGGGGCTTGCAAAGAGTCCGCCAACAAAGGGGAATTCAA ATGCGAATGTACAAAAGACTACGTGGGAGATCAATGCGAGAA CAAGCCTGGTCGTCCGGTTGTGGGTGTGCGAAGTGGGTCGGCATGGGACCAGAAAAACAAAGGCATTTCTACTGTATTTGATCGGTGTTCTGTAGCTCCGAGTCCATGCAGTACAGGCGAAAGATGCGAGATGGTCAA TTCGCGTGTAGTTTGCTCAGCACTCTATTGCACACCAGATACTTGCAGCGGACGAGGAACTTGTGTTGAGGACAGAAGTAGTTATAG ATGCGTTTGTCAAAACGGATACAAAGGTCTTCATTGTGAAAATAGCTTAGAAAAATTCACTGGACCTTGCAATCCGAATCCTTGTAAAGGGGACTGCACTTGCCGTGAGTCATGCCAGCACGAATACGGGTACTATTGTGCCAGCGAAGGTGGATACATGGGAAAGAATTGTACCATAC AGGTACCAAGAATTCGATGCGGTCAGCGAAGTATTTCGGTAGATATTCCAGAGGCTCTCTATGCAGAGTTCGACAAAGGAATGAGAAACACCATTTTCTACCTGGCGCAGTCCTCGAACCCCGGGAGCAGACAGTGTGAAG CGGTCAATGTTGGTGGTGTCTTTCACTATGATGTTCCATTGCCGTTTATCAGCTGTGGTACGAGTCGTCGCAGAATGTCGGATGCTCTAGTTGTGAAAAATCGTGTTTTTATGGATAGGAGAAGTACCCTGTTTAGCATGCCAGTACCCATCTTGGACTTCGAATGCAGATATGAACGGGAGTACAGATTGGTAACATCCATAAAACCATT GGTGACTCAACCAGAACTGATTACAAAATATGGCCAGTTTGCACCAGAGGTTGAATTATGCAAGGTATCGTCTTGTCAGTCGGATTGCCCTGAGAAATTCCAGGTTAACATGGGAGCTGTGTACACAGTCGGAGAAAAGATACAATTGAGCGCTACAGCACTACCAcag AATGGTTTTATGGATTATGTGACGACCATCGCAGACATGAGATTATCTTGCACAGCAAGCTCTGGAAACTCGGCTGGGTTGAGCTTGATAGCTGACGG ATGCCCTGCAAATTCCGGACTCTCGACAACTTATGAAATTGGACATCGCGCCTGTGTCTCCTTTCAGACACCCCGTGCTCTTGGTTGCGAAACTGCATACATACACTTGCACCTCCAATTGTGCAGCCCGTCGGAATTGCaa ACATGCGCCGGCGGAATGCAAAAGTGTGTACCAATTGCTGGTAGAAAGCGCCGATCTTTAGCTGAAATCAACAAGAATGGTTACGTTTTCGTTGGACCTCTAGTCATCATCAATGGGAGTGAAGGTGCTGAGAAAATGATTTTGTATCCCGAAGCATCGGCGAAAGCTCCCGTTTACGTCAACGAGATCGAAGTGGACGAGATACCCTCCG TTGAACGTCGCAGTAACGTTACTAGACCGGAAGCTGTCGACGGAAACAACGTTACTATTGTTGCAATACTGGTCCCAGTGGCTCTCGTCATCGTCTTCTACATCCTGCTTATGTACTCTTGGCAGAAATCAACTTCGCGTCTTCGTTCCTCCTTTACTGTAAAAAGGCCATTGataagaaattccagattcaatCTTGGCAGTAACTCGTCGGATGATAGCATACTCTGTGAAGTTTCACAAGATTGCTGCAACTTGGAACCGAATTCCACTGTCCTCACTTCCGTAGATTTGTGCAAATGCGGATTGCCGAATTGCGACTGCAGGGCTTATTGA